In the Sarcophilus harrisii chromosome 1, mSarHar1.11, whole genome shotgun sequence genome, one interval contains:
- the TNFAIP8 gene encoding tumor necrosis factor alpha-induced protein 8 isoform X2, translating into MNSEADESKEVATDVFNSKNLAVQAQKKILGKMVSKSIATTLIDDTSSDVLDELYRVTKEYTHNKKEAEKIIKNLIKTVIKLAILYRNNQFNQDELALMEKFKKKVHQLAMTVVSFYQVDYTFDRNVLSRLLNECREMLHQIIQRHLTAKSHGRVNNVFDHFSDCEFLAALYNPFGTYKPHLQKLCEGINKMLDEGNI; encoded by the coding sequence tggCTACAGATGTCTTTAATTCAAAAAACCTGGCCGTACAGGCCCAAAAGAAGATCCTTGGGAAAATGGTATCCAAATCCATAGCAACAACCTTGATTGATGATACAAGCAGTGATGTTTTAGATGAACTCTATAGAGTGACAAAGGAATACACTCATAACAAGAAGGAGGCTGAAAAGATCATCAAAAACCTAATCAAAACTGTCATCAAGCTGGCCATCCTATACAGGAATAATCAATTTAACCAAGATGAACTAGCATTAATGGAGAAGTTCAAGAAGAAAGTTCATCAGCTTGCAATGACTGTGGTCAGTTTCTATCAGGTTGATTACACCTTTGACCGGAATGTATTGTCCAGACTATTGAATGAATGTAGAGAGATGCTACATCAGATCATTCAGCGCCATCTAACTGCCAAATCCCATGGACGGGTTAACAATGTCTTTGACCACTTTTCAGATTGTGAATTCTTGGCTGCTTTGTACAATCCCTTTGGAACCTATAAGCCCCACTTACAAAAACTCTGTGAAGGCATCAACAAAATGCTGGATGAAGGGAATATATGA
- the TNFAIP8 gene encoding tumor necrosis factor alpha-induced protein 8 isoform X3 encodes MATDVFNSKNLAVQAQKKILGKMVSKSIATTLIDDTSSDVLDELYRVTKEYTHNKKEAEKIIKNLIKTVIKLAILYRNNQFNQDELALMEKFKKKVHQLAMTVVSFYQVDYTFDRNVLSRLLNECREMLHQIIQRHLTAKSHGRVNNVFDHFSDCEFLAALYNPFGTYKPHLQKLCEGINKMLDEGNI; translated from the coding sequence tggCTACAGATGTCTTTAATTCAAAAAACCTGGCCGTACAGGCCCAAAAGAAGATCCTTGGGAAAATGGTATCCAAATCCATAGCAACAACCTTGATTGATGATACAAGCAGTGATGTTTTAGATGAACTCTATAGAGTGACAAAGGAATACACTCATAACAAGAAGGAGGCTGAAAAGATCATCAAAAACCTAATCAAAACTGTCATCAAGCTGGCCATCCTATACAGGAATAATCAATTTAACCAAGATGAACTAGCATTAATGGAGAAGTTCAAGAAGAAAGTTCATCAGCTTGCAATGACTGTGGTCAGTTTCTATCAGGTTGATTACACCTTTGACCGGAATGTATTGTCCAGACTATTGAATGAATGTAGAGAGATGCTACATCAGATCATTCAGCGCCATCTAACTGCCAAATCCCATGGACGGGTTAACAATGTCTTTGACCACTTTTCAGATTGTGAATTCTTGGCTGCTTTGTACAATCCCTTTGGAACCTATAAGCCCCACTTACAAAAACTCTGTGAAGGCATCAACAAAATGCTGGATGAAGGGAATATATGA
- the TNFAIP8 gene encoding tumor necrosis factor alpha-induced protein 8 isoform X1 — protein sequence MMQSIEGKTHELNAKVATDVFNSKNLAVQAQKKILGKMVSKSIATTLIDDTSSDVLDELYRVTKEYTHNKKEAEKIIKNLIKTVIKLAILYRNNQFNQDELALMEKFKKKVHQLAMTVVSFYQVDYTFDRNVLSRLLNECREMLHQIIQRHLTAKSHGRVNNVFDHFSDCEFLAALYNPFGTYKPHLQKLCEGINKMLDEGNI from the coding sequence tggCTACAGATGTCTTTAATTCAAAAAACCTGGCCGTACAGGCCCAAAAGAAGATCCTTGGGAAAATGGTATCCAAATCCATAGCAACAACCTTGATTGATGATACAAGCAGTGATGTTTTAGATGAACTCTATAGAGTGACAAAGGAATACACTCATAACAAGAAGGAGGCTGAAAAGATCATCAAAAACCTAATCAAAACTGTCATCAAGCTGGCCATCCTATACAGGAATAATCAATTTAACCAAGATGAACTAGCATTAATGGAGAAGTTCAAGAAGAAAGTTCATCAGCTTGCAATGACTGTGGTCAGTTTCTATCAGGTTGATTACACCTTTGACCGGAATGTATTGTCCAGACTATTGAATGAATGTAGAGAGATGCTACATCAGATCATTCAGCGCCATCTAACTGCCAAATCCCATGGACGGGTTAACAATGTCTTTGACCACTTTTCAGATTGTGAATTCTTGGCTGCTTTGTACAATCCCTTTGGAACCTATAAGCCCCACTTACAAAAACTCTGTGAAGGCATCAACAAAATGCTGGATGAAGGGAATATATGA